The Terriglobus sp. RCC_193 genome contains a region encoding:
- a CDS encoding TIGR00730 family Rossman fold protein, with amino-acid sequence MRLKTLCVFCASASGARVEYRQDAEALGIELARRGIGLVYGGASVGLMGVVANATLQNGGRCIGVIPHVLVDKEVSNLGLTELHVVDTMHTRKALMGEKSEAFLILPGGYGTMEELFEVLTWQTLRLHAKPTILLNTAGFYDRLLQFLDHCVEEGVLKSAARANLMVATTVEDALAQIEAALAAE; translated from the coding sequence ATGCGATTGAAAACATTGTGTGTCTTTTGCGCTTCAGCAAGCGGAGCGCGAGTGGAGTACAGGCAGGATGCTGAGGCATTGGGTATTGAACTGGCACGTCGGGGTATTGGCCTGGTTTATGGCGGCGCCAGCGTTGGCCTGATGGGCGTCGTGGCGAATGCCACGTTGCAAAACGGCGGTCGCTGCATTGGTGTGATCCCGCATGTCCTGGTGGATAAGGAAGTATCCAATCTCGGCCTGACAGAGCTGCATGTCGTGGATACGATGCATACGCGCAAAGCCCTGATGGGCGAGAAGTCGGAAGCGTTTCTTATCCTGCCCGGCGGCTATGGAACGATGGAAGAGTTGTTTGAAGTGCTGACGTGGCAAACATTGCGCCTGCATGCCAAACCCACGATTCTTCTGAACACTGCAGGGTTTTACGACCGCTTGCTGCAATTTCTGGATCATTGCGTCGAGGAAGGTGTGTTGAAATCTGCAGCAAGGGCGAATCTGATGGTTGCTACCACGGTAGAGGATGCGCTGGCGCAGATTGAGGCGGCGCTCGCGGCGGAGTGA
- a CDS encoding alkene reductase, with amino-acid sequence MPTLFDPIRVGDLDLPNRIFMAPLTRLRGTVNHVPRPELMAEYYRQRASAGLIISEGTPVDPKGVGYPQVPGIWSSEQVEAWKPIVEAVHHAGGRIFSQIWHVGRISHSSYLDGEPPVAPSAIAADGHVSLVRPITAFETPRALTIGEIHDVVEQFGRAAENAKAAGFDGVELHGANGYLLDQFLQSGSNTRQDEYGGSIENRARLMLQATDAAIGVFGAGRVGMHLAPRSDSHGISDANGTETFSYVATELGKRKIAFLMAREHEAADSRGPLLKKLFGGVYVANEGFTLESANAIIARGDADAVGFGKEFIANPDLPRRLKEGVALNAPNPASFYSHGPEGYTDYPALP; translated from the coding sequence ATGCCGACTCTATTTGATCCCATTCGCGTAGGCGATCTTGATCTGCCGAATCGTATTTTTATGGCGCCTTTGACGCGTCTGCGTGGGACGGTGAACCACGTTCCCCGTCCGGAACTGATGGCGGAGTATTATCGCCAGCGCGCTTCGGCCGGATTGATCATCAGCGAAGGAACGCCGGTCGATCCAAAGGGTGTGGGGTATCCACAGGTGCCCGGCATCTGGTCATCGGAGCAGGTGGAAGCGTGGAAGCCTATTGTGGAAGCGGTCCATCACGCAGGCGGTCGCATCTTTTCACAGATATGGCATGTGGGGCGTATTTCGCATTCTTCATACCTGGATGGCGAACCGCCAGTCGCGCCCAGCGCGATCGCGGCGGATGGCCATGTCAGTTTGGTGCGTCCCATCACTGCGTTTGAAACGCCTCGCGCATTAACGATTGGAGAAATCCACGACGTGGTGGAGCAGTTTGGACGCGCCGCGGAGAATGCAAAGGCCGCCGGTTTCGATGGAGTCGAGCTGCACGGCGCAAATGGTTACCTGCTGGATCAGTTCCTGCAAAGCGGCAGCAATACACGCCAGGATGAATATGGTGGCTCGATTGAGAATCGCGCGCGGTTAATGTTGCAGGCAACCGACGCTGCGATCGGTGTATTTGGTGCGGGACGTGTCGGTATGCACCTGGCTCCGCGAAGCGACTCGCATGGCATCAGCGACGCGAATGGGACCGAGACGTTTTCGTACGTGGCAACGGAGCTGGGGAAGCGGAAGATCGCGTTTCTGATGGCGCGTGAGCACGAAGCTGCGGATAGCCGTGGGCCGCTGTTGAAGAAGTTGTTTGGCGGCGTTTATGTGGCGAATGAAGGATTCACTCTTGAAAGCGCAAATGCCATCATCGCGCGTGGTGATGCGGATGCGGTGGGATTTGGCAAGGAATTTATCGCGAATCCTGATCTGCCGCGGCGTTTGAAAGAAGGTGTAGCACTCAATGCTCCCAACCCGGCGTCGTTTTATTCGCACGGACCTGAGGGATACACGGACTACCCAGCGCTTCCGTAA
- the treS gene encoding maltose alpha-D-glucosyltransferase translates to MSASIVRPKRKKSGSATDPLWFKDAVIYELHVKAFADSNNDGIGDFPGLMGKLDYLQELGVTCIWLLPFFPSPQRDDGYDISDYLSVNPAYGTVNDFQAFLAAAHARSMQVMIELVINHTSDQHPWFQAARNAPAGSPERKMYVWSDTDKLYEGVRIIFTDTEKSNWTWDPVAGQYYWHRFFSHQPDLNFDNPVVRETVADIMRYWLDMGVDGLRLDAIPYLIERDGTSCENVPETHLVIKELRAVMESEYENRMILAEANMWPEDVRPYFGDGDECHMAFHFPLMPRIYMALRQEDRLPITEIMARTPDIPSNCQWGIFLRNHDELTLEMVSDDERDYMYLAYSADPRMRINVGIRRRLAPLLDNNRRRIELLNSLLLSFPGTPILYYGDEIGMGDNIYLGDRNGVRTPMQWNSDRNAGFSRAVPAKLYSPVIMDPIWGYEAINVEAQESDTSSLLHWTRNMIALRKLFQVFGRGTQEFLRPENRKVLAYLREYDSERVVCVANLSRFAQPVTLDLSRFKGMIPVEMLGYVSFPRITDEPYPVTLGPYAFLWLELQPAPLDESEVPSSIDAQIAELVLPAGNLQSAITGAGAELLQETFLPKFLLTQRWFGAKARTIKAVHIKGSVPLQRFDAAILILGIDYVEGDSDLYTLPAAYISGERVDVLRAESPQSIIAAAQMGAAAGGALVDGLFIEEVRQELLRIIEAEQTLAAEGKGTLTGKRSSAFASLRTKDAEIASRRASAEQSNSSLLYGATFILKLFRRLQPGENPDAEIGRFLTENAHFQHIAPFAGELLYTPKDGVPTTLGLLQGLVANEGDGWEWTLSQIHQSSDSSAYTDAIRLLGQRTGEMHRALATPTDNPAFTVETTNAATLDRDATRLESQITVAIDAFKTSFAKLSDALLPAVATLISRRDDMLALAESLRHLPAAEAGIRIRIHGDYHLGQVLRTKDDFILLDFEGEPARSLEERRMKQSPLRDVAGMLRSFSYAAAAGFGTPPSTQRDAWEHNAANAFLEGYHQATGSLSHPSTEVEAVLLRAYLLEKALYEIIYEVNNRPDWIAIPLAGILGLLDMTGGRA, encoded by the coding sequence TTGAGCGCATCCATAGTACGTCCGAAAAGAAAGAAATCCGGCAGCGCCACTGATCCGCTCTGGTTCAAAGACGCGGTCATCTACGAACTGCATGTGAAGGCTTTTGCCGACAGTAACAACGACGGCATCGGCGATTTTCCCGGCCTGATGGGAAAACTGGATTATCTGCAGGAGCTGGGTGTCACATGCATCTGGTTGCTGCCCTTCTTTCCCTCGCCGCAACGGGATGATGGGTACGACATCTCTGACTACCTGAGCGTTAATCCTGCCTACGGTACCGTCAATGATTTTCAGGCATTTCTTGCTGCTGCACATGCACGCAGTATGCAGGTAATGATCGAGCTCGTCATCAATCACACCAGCGATCAGCATCCGTGGTTCCAGGCCGCACGCAATGCACCAGCCGGATCGCCCGAACGCAAGATGTACGTGTGGAGCGATACGGACAAGCTTTACGAGGGCGTCCGCATCATCTTCACCGACACAGAAAAATCCAACTGGACATGGGATCCCGTTGCCGGCCAATACTACTGGCATCGCTTCTTTTCGCATCAGCCCGACCTGAATTTTGATAATCCCGTGGTGCGCGAAACAGTTGCCGACATTATGCGTTACTGGTTGGATATGGGCGTTGATGGCCTCCGCCTGGACGCAATCCCCTACCTTATCGAGCGTGATGGAACCTCCTGCGAAAACGTTCCTGAGACTCACTTAGTCATCAAGGAACTTCGCGCAGTCATGGAATCGGAATATGAAAACCGCATGATTCTTGCGGAAGCGAACATGTGGCCGGAAGATGTGCGACCTTACTTTGGGGATGGGGATGAATGTCACATGGCTTTCCACTTCCCGCTGATGCCCCGCATTTATATGGCACTGCGCCAGGAAGACCGATTGCCCATCACAGAAATCATGGCGCGCACACCGGACATTCCATCGAATTGCCAATGGGGCATCTTCCTGCGCAATCACGATGAGCTCACGCTGGAGATGGTCTCCGATGACGAGCGCGACTACATGTACCTTGCCTATTCAGCAGACCCACGTATGCGTATCAATGTGGGCATTCGCCGCCGCCTTGCTCCGCTTCTGGATAACAATCGCCGTCGCATCGAACTACTGAATTCGCTCTTGCTCTCTTTCCCCGGCACTCCGATTCTTTATTACGGCGACGAGATCGGCATGGGCGACAACATTTACCTGGGCGATCGCAACGGTGTGCGCACACCCATGCAATGGAATAGCGATCGCAATGCGGGTTTCAGCCGTGCCGTTCCTGCGAAACTCTACTCCCCTGTGATCATGGACCCCATCTGGGGCTATGAGGCGATCAACGTGGAAGCACAGGAGAGCGATACTTCCTCTCTGTTGCACTGGACGCGCAACATGATTGCATTGCGCAAACTATTCCAGGTATTCGGTCGCGGCACACAGGAGTTTCTACGTCCGGAAAATCGCAAAGTGCTGGCCTACCTGCGTGAATACGATTCAGAACGTGTGGTGTGTGTAGCCAATCTCTCCCGCTTTGCGCAGCCGGTGACGCTCGATCTATCGCGTTTCAAAGGGATGATTCCCGTAGAGATGCTGGGATACGTCTCGTTTCCCAGGATCACCGATGAACCCTATCCCGTGACGCTTGGCCCCTACGCCTTCCTGTGGCTGGAACTGCAGCCCGCTCCACTGGACGAGTCAGAAGTGCCATCCTCCATCGATGCCCAGATTGCCGAGCTTGTTCTGCCCGCCGGTAATCTGCAGAGTGCTATCACCGGAGCGGGAGCAGAACTGCTGCAGGAAACGTTCCTGCCTAAGTTTCTGCTGACGCAACGATGGTTCGGCGCGAAAGCACGCACCATCAAAGCCGTTCATATTAAGGGAAGCGTTCCGCTTCAGCGGTTTGACGCGGCAATCCTGATTCTTGGGATCGATTATGTCGAAGGTGACAGCGATCTCTACACGCTTCCCGCTGCGTATATCTCAGGTGAGCGGGTGGATGTGCTTCGCGCAGAATCGCCACAAAGCATCATTGCCGCAGCACAAATGGGAGCAGCGGCAGGCGGAGCGCTGGTCGATGGCCTTTTCATTGAAGAAGTTCGGCAGGAATTACTCCGCATTATCGAAGCAGAGCAGACACTGGCTGCAGAGGGCAAAGGAACCCTCACGGGCAAACGCAGTTCCGCGTTTGCATCGCTGCGCACAAAGGATGCGGAAATCGCATCGCGCAGAGCTTCCGCGGAGCAGAGTAACTCGTCGCTGCTTTACGGTGCCACGTTCATTCTGAAGTTGTTTCGCAGGCTGCAGCCTGGTGAAAACCCTGACGCGGAAATCGGCCGCTTCCTTACAGAAAACGCACATTTCCAGCACATTGCTCCGTTCGCCGGAGAGCTGCTTTACACCCCAAAGGATGGCGTGCCAACCACACTCGGTCTACTGCAGGGTCTGGTAGCGAACGAGGGTGATGGATGGGAATGGACGTTGTCGCAGATCCATCAATCATCCGATAGTTCCGCATACACCGATGCCATCCGATTGCTGGGGCAGCGCACCGGCGAGATGCATCGCGCACTCGCCACACCCACGGACAATCCCGCATTCACAGTGGAAACCACCAACGCTGCCACGCTGGACCGCGACGCGACACGGTTGGAATCGCAGATCACCGTTGCCATCGACGCATTTAAAACCAGTTTCGCGAAACTGTCGGATGCGTTACTGCCAGCAGTGGCAACGCTCATCAGTCGGCGAGACGACATGCTGGCACTTGCGGAAAGCCTTCGCCATCTTCCGGCAGCAGAAGCGGGGATCCGGATACGCATCCACGGCGATTACCATCTCGGTCAGGTTCTTCGTACAAAAGATGACTTCATCCTGCTCGATTTTGAAGGGGAGCCAGCCCGTTCGCTCGAAGAACGCAGGATGAAACAATCGCCCCTGCGCGACGTGGCGGGTATGCTGCGTTCATTCTCTTACGCGGCTGCCGCAGGCTTTGGAACGCCGCCTTCGACGCAGCGCGATGCGTGGGAACACAACGCAGCCAATGCATTCCTGGAGGGTTATCACCAGGCCACTGGCTCGTTGTCACATCCCTCCACGGAAGTGGAAGCGGTCCTGCTGCGCGCCTACCTGCTGGAAAAAGCGCTTTACGAGATCATTTATGAGGTAAATAATCGGCCCGACTGGATTGCTATTCCACTCGCTGGCATACTTGGTCTGCTGGATATGACAGGAGGCCGGGCATGA
- a CDS encoding alpha-1,4-glucan--maltose-1-phosphate maltosyltransferase encodes MKPKEGRSRVIIEDVQPQVDCGRHAVKRIVGDRIRITAAIYSDGHDHVAAKLLYRRTSEHAWRTTPFLERDNDVWEAEFIADAIGPWVYSVQAWVDHFGTWVHDLHKRIDAQTPEPHPTELPGGPEQNEGGTASDENTVALEDLKAPARSSNGTATPRPVTDIALALRTGAILLDQASARARATNAQTLKGAASSLRYLAEKNAEFYEFPLSNDIILLALQYPDLNFAATYSKELPLWVDRERARYSTWYEFFPRSCGHNGEHGTLRDAIALLPDIAAMGFDVVYFPPIHPIGTAFRKGRNNSIFAAPNDVGSPWAIGNRDGGHKAILQELGTFTDFEQLIGAAQKLNLEIALDIAFQCAPDHPWVREHPNWFKIRPDHTIQYAENPPKKYQDIYPINFESDDWRALWKELCSVFLFWIEKGVQIFRVDNPHTKAIPFWEWCIAEIRQTHPEVIFLAEAFTRPHVMYGLAKAGYTQSYTYFSWRTEKQELTQYMQEITTPPVSEFFRPNLWPNTPDILVEFLQKGGRAAFQQRVILAATLSASYGIYGPAYELCEHVPAKPGSEEYMDSEKYQLRAWDRSDPVSIAPLITLLNRLRSAHPALQTNDSLHFHGISNDSLIAYSKRVGDDVVLTIVNLDPHQTQIGWTDLQLTELGMPLAGEYEAHDLLTGETYLWQGSYNYVSLSPEKMPAHILLLHPKHLSEHTAAESTED; translated from the coding sequence TTGAAGCCGAAGGAAGGCCGCAGCCGCGTCATCATTGAAGATGTGCAACCGCAGGTGGATTGCGGACGCCATGCAGTAAAGCGCATCGTAGGCGACCGAATTCGTATCACAGCCGCAATTTACTCTGACGGGCACGACCACGTCGCTGCAAAACTTCTTTACCGACGCACATCAGAACATGCCTGGCGCACCACACCATTTCTGGAACGTGACAATGATGTGTGGGAAGCAGAATTTATCGCGGATGCCATTGGCCCTTGGGTCTACAGCGTTCAGGCATGGGTCGACCACTTCGGCACATGGGTCCATGACCTCCACAAGCGAATCGACGCGCAGACACCAGAACCCCATCCCACGGAACTGCCCGGCGGCCCTGAGCAAAACGAAGGCGGGACTGCCTCTGATGAAAATACGGTTGCGTTGGAAGACCTGAAAGCACCTGCAAGATCATCAAATGGAACGGCCACACCGCGTCCTGTAACTGACATCGCACTAGCACTTCGCACTGGCGCCATACTGCTCGATCAGGCCTCGGCACGTGCACGCGCCACTAACGCGCAGACGTTGAAAGGTGCAGCAAGCTCTCTGCGTTATCTGGCCGAAAAAAATGCGGAATTCTATGAGTTCCCTCTCAGCAATGACATCATTCTGCTGGCGCTTCAATATCCGGATTTAAACTTCGCAGCTACTTATTCGAAGGAACTTCCGTTGTGGGTCGATCGTGAACGCGCACGTTACTCCACGTGGTATGAATTTTTTCCGCGCTCGTGTGGCCACAACGGTGAACATGGCACGCTGCGCGATGCAATAGCACTGTTGCCGGACATAGCCGCAATGGGATTCGACGTCGTGTACTTTCCGCCGATACATCCCATCGGCACGGCCTTTCGCAAGGGCCGGAATAACTCCATCTTTGCAGCGCCGAATGATGTGGGAAGTCCATGGGCCATTGGCAATCGCGATGGAGGCCATAAAGCCATCCTGCAGGAACTGGGGACCTTCACCGACTTCGAACAACTCATTGGTGCAGCGCAGAAATTGAATCTGGAAATTGCGCTCGACATTGCGTTCCAGTGCGCGCCCGATCATCCGTGGGTTCGTGAACATCCCAACTGGTTCAAAATCCGTCCGGACCACACTATTCAATATGCTGAAAATCCTCCGAAGAAATATCAGGATATCTATCCCATCAACTTCGAGTCAGACGACTGGCGTGCTCTGTGGAAGGAATTATGCAGCGTCTTTCTGTTCTGGATTGAGAAGGGTGTACAAATCTTCCGAGTGGATAATCCGCATACCAAGGCGATTCCCTTCTGGGAGTGGTGCATTGCCGAAATTCGACAGACGCATCCCGAAGTAATCTTTCTGGCCGAAGCCTTCACACGCCCACACGTAATGTATGGGCTGGCGAAGGCGGGCTATACGCAGAGCTATACCTACTTCTCATGGCGGACGGAGAAGCAGGAACTGACGCAATACATGCAGGAGATCACAACGCCTCCTGTCAGCGAATTCTTCCGTCCTAACCTGTGGCCGAATACACCAGACATTCTGGTCGAGTTCCTGCAAAAAGGAGGTCGTGCGGCGTTTCAACAGCGCGTCATCCTTGCCGCCACGCTCAGCGCCAGCTACGGCATTTATGGTCCGGCCTATGAATTGTGCGAGCACGTGCCAGCGAAACCTGGCAGCGAAGAGTATATGGACAGCGAAAAGTATCAGCTCCGCGCATGGGATCGCAGCGATCCAGTTTCCATTGCACCGCTGATCACACTGCTGAACCGCCTGCGCAGCGCACATCCGGCATTACAGACCAACGATTCACTCCACTTCCACGGCATCAGCAATGATTCGCTCATTGCCTACAGCAAACGGGTAGGCGACGACGTGGTGCTGACCATTGTGAACCTTGATCCGCACCAGACGCAGATTGGATGGACAGATCTGCAGTTGACGGAACTTGGTATGCCGCTGGCGGGCGAGTACGAAGCGCACGACCTGCTCACGGGCGAGACGTATCTGTGGCAAGGGTCTTATAACTACGTCAGCCTGAGTCCGGAGAAAATGCCGGCACACATCCTGTTACTGCATCCCAAGCATCTTTCCGAACATACCGCCGCGGAGAGTACCGAAGATTGA
- the treY gene encoding malto-oligosyltrehalose synthase, with translation MRTPLSTYRLQLHAGFTFSQAIAIAEYLRDLGISHVYSSPYLQAGSGSTHGYDVVDHHRVNAELGGAEGHEAFSKKLGELGLGQVLDIVPNHMSVDRTNRMWWDVLENGPSSRFATFFDIDWNSAEEKLRDKVLMPVLGDQYGRVLEKGEIHVDRDGVEFTVRYGEQEFPVAPQSLSSLLGRAAELAPSDTLNFLAVSFARLPAPDSTDRSAQLARHRDKQVLLGLLQRLCREEEAICRSIDEALAELNGNVDALDEILNAQNFRLAYWRTSDQELGYRRFFDVNSLIGLRMEREYVFEETHELILYWLDKGVLDGVRIDHPDGLRDPKQYLERLRASSPHAWIVVEKILEPGEWLRQDWPVQGTSGYDYMNLCNGLLVVPDGLRRIDAIYRDFTNEHESYADVMFEKKSKIAQETLASDVNRLANIFVAICENNRDSRDYTRAQIRRAIRNVAACFDIYRTYVVWTPDRQEIADEDRQHIGKAIEEAKRRKPDIDAGLFDFMQDILTLKVTGKLEGEFVARFQQFTSPIMAKGVEDTAFYTFNRLTSLNEVGGDPGADGNSVEKFHAYNTHMQATFPTTMLTLSTHDTKRADDVRARIAVLAEMPARWAAKVKRWSRVNAKYRTGAYPDANTEYFLYQTLIGAWPIPEDRLKQYMQKAMREAKRVTSWLANHQAYEEALNRFIEQILNDASFIAEVESFVQRIRRDGCVNSLAQTLLKCTSPGVPDLYQGAELWDYSLVDPDNRRPVDYDLRRNMLAELRALSREDAARFALEHFEQGYPKLWVILEALQVRYERPASFDQSATYEPLLPAGQKADHVIAYIRSGDVITVVARFPHRLDNNWSGTVLPLPPGRWTDRMTGRVHSGGAQIRISTLLDDFPVALLVRDSETTDGRDVRKTYGRDLAA, from the coding sequence ATGCGCACACCGCTATCTACATATCGCCTGCAGTTGCATGCCGGATTTACATTTTCCCAGGCCATTGCAATTGCGGAGTATCTTCGTGATCTCGGCATTTCCCACGTGTACAGTTCACCCTACCTTCAGGCGGGCAGCGGCTCCACGCATGGTTATGACGTGGTGGACCATCATCGTGTGAACGCGGAACTGGGGGGCGCAGAGGGGCATGAGGCGTTCTCGAAGAAGCTGGGAGAACTTGGCTTAGGCCAGGTGTTGGACATTGTGCCGAACCATATGTCTGTGGACCGCACGAATCGCATGTGGTGGGACGTTCTGGAGAATGGACCCTCCAGTCGCTTTGCCACTTTTTTCGATATCGACTGGAACTCCGCAGAAGAGAAGCTGCGCGATAAAGTGCTGATGCCGGTACTTGGTGATCAGTATGGTCGCGTGCTGGAAAAGGGTGAAATCCATGTAGATCGCGATGGAGTGGAATTCACAGTGCGTTATGGTGAGCAGGAGTTTCCCGTGGCGCCGCAGTCCCTGTCGAGTCTTCTTGGACGTGCCGCAGAGCTTGCACCATCTGACACGCTGAATTTTCTGGCCGTTTCTTTCGCGCGTTTGCCTGCTCCTGATTCCACGGACCGCAGTGCGCAGCTTGCACGGCATCGCGATAAACAAGTGCTGCTTGGATTGCTGCAACGACTGTGTCGTGAAGAAGAAGCCATCTGTCGTTCGATTGATGAAGCGCTCGCAGAACTGAACGGGAATGTTGATGCATTGGACGAAATCCTGAACGCGCAGAATTTTCGCCTTGCTTATTGGCGCACATCCGACCAGGAGCTTGGATATCGCCGCTTCTTCGATGTCAATTCGCTCATTGGTCTTCGCATGGAGCGTGAGTATGTCTTTGAAGAGACGCATGAATTGATCCTGTACTGGTTGGACAAGGGCGTGCTGGACGGTGTGCGCATCGACCACCCAGACGGTTTGCGTGATCCCAAACAGTACCTGGAACGTTTGCGGGCGAGTTCTCCTCATGCATGGATCGTGGTGGAGAAAATCCTGGAGCCAGGTGAATGGCTGCGGCAGGACTGGCCTGTGCAGGGGACAAGCGGCTATGACTACATGAACCTCTGCAACGGTCTGCTAGTGGTTCCTGATGGATTGCGCAGAATCGATGCCATCTATCGTGACTTCACGAACGAACATGAGAGCTACGCCGATGTCATGTTCGAGAAAAAGTCCAAGATCGCACAGGAAACATTGGCCAGCGATGTGAACCGGTTGGCGAACATTTTTGTGGCTATTTGTGAGAACAATCGCGACAGCCGCGACTATACACGCGCGCAGATTCGACGCGCGATTCGCAACGTTGCGGCATGTTTCGATATCTATCGAACCTACGTGGTGTGGACGCCAGATCGACAAGAGATTGCAGACGAAGATCGCCAGCATATTGGTAAAGCGATAGAAGAAGCAAAGCGCCGGAAGCCAGATATCGACGCTGGTTTGTTCGATTTCATGCAAGACATTCTGACGCTGAAGGTGACGGGAAAGCTGGAAGGTGAATTCGTCGCACGTTTCCAGCAGTTCACGTCGCCCATTATGGCCAAGGGCGTGGAAGATACGGCCTTCTATACGTTCAATCGACTTACCTCGTTGAATGAAGTGGGTGGTGATCCCGGAGCAGATGGCAACAGCGTGGAGAAGTTTCACGCTTACAACACGCACATGCAGGCGACCTTTCCAACGACGATGTTGACATTGTCCACGCATGACACCAAACGAGCGGATGATGTGCGTGCAAGGATTGCCGTGCTGGCGGAGATGCCTGCGCGCTGGGCTGCGAAAGTGAAACGATGGTCACGCGTCAACGCGAAGTATCGTACCGGTGCATACCCTGATGCGAACACGGAGTATTTTCTGTACCAGACGCTGATTGGTGCATGGCCTATTCCGGAAGACAGGCTGAAGCAGTATATGCAGAAGGCCATGCGGGAAGCGAAACGTGTTACGTCGTGGCTGGCGAATCATCAGGCCTATGAGGAGGCGCTGAACCGGTTCATTGAACAGATTCTGAACGACGCTTCATTTATTGCCGAAGTGGAATCGTTCGTACAGCGTATTCGCCGCGACGGATGTGTCAATTCGCTGGCCCAGACACTACTGAAATGCACGTCGCCGGGCGTTCCTGATCTGTATCAGGGGGCCGAGTTATGGGATTATTCGCTGGTTGATCCAGATAATCGCAGACCGGTCGATTACGATCTGCGCCGCAATATGCTTGCGGAACTTCGGGCGCTGTCGCGTGAAGATGCAGCCCGTTTTGCGCTGGAGCATTTTGAACAGGGATATCCCAAGTTGTGGGTCATTCTGGAGGCGCTGCAGGTTCGTTATGAGCGCCCGGCATCGTTCGATCAGTCGGCCACGTACGAACCGCTCCTGCCAGCGGGACAGAAGGCAGACCATGTGATTGCCTATATCCGCTCGGGCGATGTGATCACCGTGGTGGCGCGTTTTCCGCATCGGTTGGATAACAACTGGAGCGGGACGGTATTGCCATTGCCGCCGGGCAGGTGGACGGATCGTATGACGGGGCGTGTGCACAGCGGTGGAGCGCAGATTCGCATCAGCACACTCCTGGATGATTTTCCTGTTGCGTTGCTGGTGCGTGACAGTGAGACGACCGATGGCCGTGATGTGAGAAAGACATATGGCCGTGACCTGGCTGCCTGA